Proteins encoded together in one Neosynechococcus sphagnicola sy1 window:
- a CDS encoding exopolysaccharide biosynthesis protein: protein MHLKFSQDIAVLLQRLEAHPLTLGDILSETSERGFSLMVGLLTLPFLSPIPLIGLNSIFGSASFLLSMQMAMGLRSPWLPQRIAQVQFPRGFIQPVLKVVQTITRFLEKITRPRLLKLATSHPIWQLNGLCMAWLTLLLMLPIPLPLTNMVPTVGILLFVVATLEADGLLMCFSYGLTLVITGLFGTLGYLLWQTPTLIQDFWQTLQHWL, encoded by the coding sequence ATGCATCTCAAGTTCTCTCAGGATATTGCAGTGCTCCTCCAGCGTTTAGAGGCTCACCCCCTGACTTTGGGGGATATCCTGAGTGAAACCTCGGAGCGGGGGTTTAGTTTGATGGTAGGTCTGTTGACCCTACCCTTTCTCTCACCGATTCCGCTGATTGGTCTGAACAGCATTTTTGGCTCTGCTAGCTTTTTATTGTCAATGCAAATGGCAATGGGACTGCGATCGCCCTGGCTGCCCCAACGCATCGCCCAAGTTCAATTTCCCCGAGGCTTTATTCAACCCGTACTCAAGGTGGTGCAAACCATCACCCGCTTCTTGGAAAAAATCACCCGACCCCGATTATTGAAATTAGCTACCAGTCATCCGATTTGGCAACTCAACGGCCTCTGTATGGCTTGGTTAACCCTGTTGTTGATGTTGCCGATTCCCCTGCCCCTGACTAATATGGTTCCCACTGTAGGGATTCTCTTGTTTGTCGTGGCAACCCTAGAAGCGGACGGGTTATTGATGTGCTTTAGCTATGGTCTGACCCTGGTGATCACTGGACTCTTTGGCACCCTGGGCTATCTTCTTTGGCAAACCCCAACTCTGATTCAA